In the Cryptococcus neoformans var. neoformans JEC21 chromosome 1, complete sequence genome, one interval contains:
- a CDS encoding cystathionine beta-synthase, putative — protein MSNSATQPQHHWHGVLSSALDAVGHTPLIRLDRIAAEEGFKCNLLGKCEFFSAGGSVKDRIAKRMIEHAEKSGQLIPGKSIVIEPTSGNTGIGLALACALKGYKCIITLPAKMSLEKEVMLKALGAEIVRTPTEAAFDSPESHIGVARTLQQAIPDSVILDQYSNPNNPLSHYFGTYEEIMYALETSNLPRKDMTLLVAGAGTGGTITGLARAIRDSEAHVYPSGSDCSNPINGKSNGFKASRTLILAVDPVGSILGGGEPGNYEVEGIGYDFFPDVLDREPQLIDEWLKTTDDESFEATKRLIKREGLFVGGSSGSAFAGALYYLQSPAGRHIAEDPEANVVILFPDGVRNYMSKPWFLTENNAREGQELRAKIKDVIGRDLGDVHGGRATNNVNKH, from the exons ATGAGCAACAGCGCCACTCAACCTCAACATCACTGGCACGGAGTCCTCTCCTCGGCCCTAGACGCCGTAGGCCACACTCCGCTGATCCGTTTGGATCGTATTGcggctgaagaaggattcAAGTGTAATCTCT TGGGAAAATGTGAATTTTTCTCGGCTGGTGGATCCGTCAAGGACCGTATAGCAAAACGGATGATAGAGCACGCAGAGAAATCGGGACAACTTATTCCAGGAAAGAGTATCGTAATTGAGCCGACTA GTGGAAACACAGGTATCGGCTTGGCCTTGGCATGCGCACTAAAAGGATATAA GTGTATCATCACGCTCCCAGCAAAGATGagcttggagaaggaagtaaTGTTGAAAGCGCTGGGCGCAGAAATAGTTCGCACACC CACTGAGGCGGC GTTTGACAGTCCAGAGAGCCATATAGGAGTGGCTCGGACCCTTCAACAAGCTATCCCTGACTCAGTCATCCTTGATCAGTATTCCAACCCAAACAACCCTCTTTCTCATTACTTTGGAACCTATGAGGAAATCATG TATGCCTTAGAAACTTCGAACTTGCCTAGGAAAGATATGACTCTTCTCGTTGCTGGGGCAGGCACGGGTGGAACTATTACCGGCTTAGCACGCGCTATACGAGACTCGGAAGCTCATGTTTACCCTTCTGGCAGCGACTGCAGCAATCCTATAAATGGCAAATCCAATGGATTCAAGGCATCAAGGACCCTGATTTTGGCTGTTGACCCAGTCGGTTCTATCCTTGGCGGCGGCGAGCCAGGCAACTACGAAGTTGAAGGAATTGGCTAC gatttCTTTCCAGATGTTCTTGATCGTGAACCTCAGCTCATCGACGAATGGTTAAAAACCACGGACGATGAGTCCTTCGAAGCTACAAAACGCTTAAT aaaaagagaagggcTCTTCGTCGGAGGCTCTTCGGGCTCGGCCTTTGCTGGAGCTCTGTATTACCTTCAATCACCTGCAGGCCGTCATATTGCTGAAGACCCCGAGGCGAATGTTgtcattcttttccctgATGGCGTGAGGAACTATATGAGCAAGCCATGGTTTTTGACAGAGAATAATGCccgagaaggccaagagtTGCGCGCGAAGATTAAAGATGTGATTGGAAGGGATCTGGGAGATGTTcatggaggaagagcaacCAATAACGTCAACAAACATTGA
- a CDS encoding GTPase, putative produces MPRKTPISNKRRKEQLLVRRALKRGDISIEDHDAIRTQQKLKTEKRGPGAVAARSGGPVDTTSRKLQSKFIALSADYVARTRDLAYALPLQRPLAPESAVFPLEILQDRDPKRRLRCPSRPKFRYGQTKTEVEKNEEGVFKKWLKDIEEVVHEWVDGDEEQVYVGESIYQVPRGPTWFETNLEVWRQFWRVTEASQILLLLLDSRCPPLHCPPSLRTHLKSLVPSKEIILVLTKSDLVDSKALEGWKKWVRSWWGQESVHIVSVRSYDTELLREGKGRHKPDIPQQSLDELISALQAAHERLLHSPNRDKDDKELDNWKPPVRSSVDWASLKDEDHIPDPRVDTVEENIGPQNSVGKLPSGQGDEQSTPEEAKAPSTEPLTLGLIGQPNVGKSSLLNALLGEQKVRASRTPGKTKHFQTMFWGPKKEIKIVDCPGLVCPSLAGLEIQAMAGIIPIAQIPSLPSCILFASAHMPIEAIFRVHLDIDVQDDTGAFASKKTYRNAEQAERAKQREEEERRGVRWTVGGVLEARALDKGFMTAKGGRPDINRAANGMMRALADGKVKWGFYPPGMTGKTDMGIWLGDDDPEGVEEGDTAGASWDERNDDDEGFISEESEFADQRANEEVEAEEVESQQSGEEATSSNVKQIGGFFAALEVSDNEEEGSEDEDIGDANE; encoded by the exons ATGCCCCGCAAAACGCCCATATCTAACAAACGTCGCAAAGAACAGCTCCTCGTCAGACGTGCGCTTAAGCGAGGGGACATTTCAATTGAGGACCACGACGCTATTCGCACTCAGCAGAAACTCAAGACCGAGAAAAGGGGCCCTGGAGCAGTCGCTGCTAGGTCGGGAGGCCCAGTGGATACAACCTCGCGAAAGCTGCAATCAAAATTCATCGCGCTATCAGCAGATTACGTGGCCAGAACAAGAGACTTGGCATACGCGTTGCCCTTACAGCGACCACTGGCCCCGGAAAGTGCAGTCTTCCCTTTAGAGATCCTTCAAGACAGAGATCCAAAGCGTAGACTTAGATGTCCTTCTAGACCAAAATTCCGGTATGGTCAAACCAAGACAGAAGTCGAGAAGAACGAGGAGGGCGTATTCAAAAAATGGCTGAAGGATATAGAAGAGGTGGTGCATGAATGGGtcgatggagatgaggagcaAGTGTATGTCGGAGAATCGATCTATCAAGTACCCAGGGGTCCAACATGGTTTGAGACTAACCTTGAAGTTTGGCGACAATT CTGGCGCGTCACAGAGGCGTCTCAAATTCTGCTTTTACTTCTTGACTCACGATGTCCCCCACTTCATTGCCCTCCATCCCTCCGCACACATTTGAAATCGCTTGTGCCTAGTAAAGAAATCATATTAGTTCTTACGAAGTCTGATCTTGTAGACTCTAAAGCGTTGGAAGGCTGGAAGAAATGGGTTAGAAGCTGGTGGGGCCAAGAGAGCGTCCATATTGTATCCGTGAGAAGTTACGATACTGAGCTACTACGAGAAG GCAAAGGAAGGCATAAGCCTGATATCCCTCAGCAATCTCTAGATGAGCTCATATCGGCCCTGCAAGCCGCTCACGAAAGGCTCTTACACTCTCCTAATAGAGACAAAGATGACAAAGAGCTGGACAACTGGAAACCCCCGGTCAGATCCTCGGTCGATTGGGCCTCCTTGAAGGACGAAGATCATATACCCGATCCCAGAGTGGACACCGTGGAAGAAAATATCGGACCACAAAATTCCGTAGGAAAGCTTCCCTCGGGGCAGGGAGATGAGCAGAGTACACCTGAAGAAGCTAAAGCTCCCTCCACGGAGCCTCTTACTCTTGGTCTCATCGGCCAACCTAACGTTGGCAAATCGTCACTCCTGAATGCCCTCCTGGGAGAGCAAAAAGTGCGGGCCAGTCGAACGCCAGGCAAG ACTAAACATTTTCAAACAATGTTTTGGGGACCTAAAAAGGAAATTAAGATAGTGGATTGCCCAGGGCTTGTGTGTCCCTCCTTAGCAGGGTTAGAAATACAGGCTATGGCAGGTA TCATACCTATCGCACAGATACCTTCTCTTCCGTCGTGTATTTTATTCGCCTCGGCACATATGCCCATTGAAGCCATTTTCCGTGTGCATCTTGATATTGATGTTCAGGACGATACCGGCGCCTTTGCATCGAAGAAGACATATAGAAATGCTGAGCAGGCGGAGAGAGCCAAacaaagggaagaggaggaacgCAGGGGAGTTAGGTGGACTGTTGGAGGGGTACTGGAAGCAAGAGCATTGGATAAAGGCTTTA TGACCGCGAAAGGGGGAAGACCCGATATAAATCGGGCCGCGAACGGAA TGATGCGTGCTCTTGCGGATGGTAAAGTGAAGTGGGGCTTTTACCCGCCTGGAATGACTGGAAAAACAGACATGGGAATATGGCTGGGAGACGATGACCCTGAAGGAGTAGAAGAGGGAGATACGGCAGGGGCAAGCTGGGATGAAAGgaacgacgatgatgaggggtTTATCAGTGAGGAGTCAGAATTTGCTGACCAGAGGGCAAATGAAGAGGTagaggcggaagaggtCGAGAGCCAGCaaagtggagaggaggCTACAAGCTCCAATGTCAAGCAGATTGGAGGGTTTTTCGCGGCTCTGGAAGTGAGTGAtaatgaggaagaaggatctgaggatgaagatatCGGCGACGCAAACGAGTAG